The sequence GGCGGCGCTGGATTTGGCGCCGGAGTTTGGTACTCGCGCATCAACGACTCCTTCCACGATTTTTTCACCGAGTACATTCCCTTCGGCGAGCAGGCTGTTCTCTACCTGGAGGAGCTTGAGTTCAAGAAGAGATTTCCTCAGGCCCCCTTTGGCGGCGCTAGACACCCCGATGCTGTCGAGAAAGTCAGGATTCCTGCCCAGAGCGGCGCTTCCTGGAGGGTAGCGGACAAGACAGAGCCTTCTGAGCGCCGCACAAGCGCCTCGCCTGCTGCCAAGAAGGCTACGAAGCCATCTGAGAGCAAGCCCGAAGAGGCTGCTAAACCTGCTGagccagagaagaagactgTTGTCGCTGCTAAGCCAGTCGACAAGGTTTCTCCGGAAGAGCCAAAGACCTTCAAGGCCGCTGCGCCTGAATCCAAGGATAAGCCTGCTTCCAAGCCCCTGAGGTCTATCGATCTGATGTCCCTGCCTGATGCCAAGGAGCCCATCGTTAGAGACCTTGTCCACATGCTAAACGATCTCATCTTGGTTATCAACGCCGACGGTGCGCACAACAAGTACTCTTCGACCATtaacaaggccaaggatgaAGTCTTGAGGATTGGCGGACGTCTGAGGGATCTCAAGGACGAtgctgagaagaaggctgccgaAGATGTCCGATCCACCGTTGCGGAGTTTGATTCCGCCGCCAACGAGCTTGTTCGACGTGTTGAGGGCTCTATTGCCCAGCAAGAGGTTGCCTGGCGCCAAGAGTTTgaggagcagatgaagaCTGTTCGCGAGAGCTATGATGAGAGAGTTAAGCTTCTGCTTGAGCGCGAGCAGAAGCTCAACGAAGACAAGCTCCAGAACCAGCTGTTGGAACAGGCCATTGCCCTCAAAAAGGATTTCCTCAAGGAGGTTGAGAGCCGCGTCGAGCAGGAGCGTGAGAGCCGAATTGGCAAGCTCAACGATCTCTCAGCAGCCGTGTcgcagctggagaagctcacCCTTGGTTGGAACGAGGTCGTTGACACCAATCTCAAGACGCAGCAGCTTCACGTTGCCGTTGAGGCTGTTCGCGCCAGTCTCGAGGATGGCCAACACCCCCGTCCCTTCATCCGAGAGCTCGTCGCGCTCAAGGAGATTGCCACCGACGATGCCGTTGTGGATGCTGCCGTTGCCTCAATCACACCTTCAGCTTACCAGCGTGGTATTGCCACCTCATCCCAGCTGATTGACAGATTCCGCCGTGTTGCCAGCGAGGTCCGCAAGGCCTCTCTGCTTCCCGACGATGCGGGCGTTGCCAGCCACGCTTCCAGCTGGGTTCTTAGCCACGTCATGTTCAAGAAGCAGGGCCTTGCGGAGGGAGATGATGTTGAGAGCATCTTGACCCGCACGCAGACTTACCTGGAGGAGGGAGACTTGGATGCTGCGACCAGAGAGATGACTGGCCTGCAGGGTTGGGCAAAGACTTTGAGTAAGGATTGGCTGTCTGAGGCTCGAAAGGTGCTTGAGGTTCAACAAGCGCTTGAtgtaagttttcttttcaattccCCTTTTCTAGATGAGCATTTTTTTGCTAATTATGATACCACAGGTCATTGCTGCAGAGGCTAGACTACAGAGCTTGCGCGTagagtaaaaaaacatttaGTATTGAGATTTTCTTTGGTCCTGTATATTGATTGATtcagaggaggaaaaaaaagtagagggCTTCTGGCCCGTGTACAGTTACGAATAGATACTGGTGGTTTAAGTTTCAGAAACTGTGATTTTTGTCTCGCATCAAAGGATTTAATATTATCATGCAGTCTTCCAT comes from Trichoderma asperellum chromosome 3, complete sequence and encodes:
- the MIC60 gene encoding MICOS complex subunit mic60 (TransMembrane:1 (i111-132o)), translating into MLRSSLRSARLLGGKPVAAAAGRQWSVAASQRAPMLAKRFYADQKTPPVLPTSETLSSERTPPPPAQGPVDTTITSAEIPPTPPPPPPTSTSAAPKSSPPPKKKKGFFRRLRNFIFTLMVLGGAGFGAGVWYSRINDSFHDFFTEYIPFGEQAVLYLEELEFKKRFPQAPFGGARHPDAVEKVRIPAQSGASWRVADKTEPSERRTSASPAAKKATKPSESKPEEAAKPAEPEKKTVVAAKPVDKVSPEEPKTFKAAAPESKDKPASKPLRSIDLMSLPDAKEPIVRDLVHMLNDLILVINADGAHNKYSSTINKAKDEVLRIGGRLRDLKDDAEKKAAEDVRSTVAEFDSAANELVRRVEGSIAQQEVAWRQEFEEQMKTVRESYDERVKLLLEREQKLNEDKLQNQLLEQAIALKKDFLKEVESRVEQERESRIGKLNDLSAAVSQLEKLTLGWNEVVDTNLKTQQLHVAVEAVRASLEDGQHPRPFIRELVALKEIATDDAVVDAAVASITPSAYQRGIATSSQLIDRFRRVASEVRKASLLPDDAGVASHASSWVLSHVMFKKQGLAEGDDVESILTRTQTYLEEGDLDAATREMTGLQGWAKTLSKDWLSEARKVLEVQQALDVIAAEARLQSLRVE